The genome window TGTCTGACATTATTAAGCCAGCATTATCCCGTGGTGAACTAACAGTTATCGGTGCAACTACTCAAGATGAATACCGGAACACTATTATGAAGGATGCTGCATTAGCACGGCGGTTCAATTCTGTTACTGTTAATGCTCCAAGCAAGGCTGATACAGTGGCCATCCTTAAAGGTATCCGTGACTTGTACGAACGTCACCACAATGTAAAGTTACCAGATGACGTTCTCCAAGCTGCTGTTGATTACTCTGTTCAATACATGCCACAACGCGCATTACCTGACAAGGCTATCGACTTAATCGATATGACCGCTGCTCACTTAGCAGCAAAGCACCCAGCACGTGATGCTAAGGCAATTGAAAAAGATATCGAAGCAGAAGAAAAGAAGCAAAAAGCGGCTGCTAAGAAAGAAGATTACAAGGCTGCCCAAGATGCCAAGGAAAAGATTGCTGACTTGAAGAAGCAATTGAGTGAAAACTCTGAATCTGAAAAGGTTACTGCTACTCCAGAAGACGTTGCTAAGGCTGTAGAACAAATGACTGGTATTCCTGTTTCTAAGATTGGTGCTAGTGACGTTGAACGCTTAAAGGACATGGACAAGCGGCTTGAAGGTAAGGTTATTGGCCAAGACAAAGCTGTTGAAGCAGTTGCTCGTGCTATTCGTCGTAACCGTGCTGGATTTGACGAAGGCGATTCACCAATTGGTAGTTTCCTCTTCGTTGGACCTACTGGTGTTGGTAAGACTGAACTTGCTAAGCAACTAGCCCTTGATATGTTTGGTAGCAAGGATGACATTATTCGGTTAGATATGTCTGAATACTCTGACCGGACAGCCGTATCTAAGATGATCGGTGCTACTGCTGGTTATGTTGGTTACGAAGACAACGGTAATACCTTGACTGAAAAGGTTCGTCGTCACCCTTATTCAATTATTCTTCTTGATGAAATTGAAAAGGCTAATCCACAAGTTATCACCCTCTTGCTTCAAGTACTTGATGATGGTCGGTTAACTGATGGACAAGGTAACACTATTGACTTTAAGAATACTGTTATCATTGCTACATCAAATGCCGGCTACTCCAACGATGCTCCAGTTAAGATGGGCCGGAACGAAGATGAAGAAGACTTAATTAAGAAGTTGACTACTTACTTCCGTCCTGAATTCTTGAACCGGTTCAACGCTATTGTTGAATTCCACAGCTTGACTAAGGAAGACTTGAAGCAAATCGTTGACTTAATGCTTGCTGAAGTTAACCGGACATTGGCTAAGAAGGGCATGGATGTTAAGGTTACTGATACTGCAAAGCAATACCTTATTGATGAAGGTTACGATGAAGCCATGGGTGCTCGTCCTCTTCGTCGGGTTATCGAACGTGAAATCCGTGATAAGGTAACTGATTACTACCTTGACCACCTCGATGCAAAGAATCTTGTTGCTGAAATGAAGGATGGCCAACTTGTAATTGTTGACGCTAAGGACGCCTCAAAAGACGATAGTAAAGAATATACTTCACCATCTGAAAAGAAGGATGAAGAAAAAGACGATAAGAAGGAAGAAGACAAGAAGTCTGACGAAGATAAGAAAGACGAAAAGTAATTTTCCTTTAATGTAGAAAAAGACATAGGATGACTCTGAAATGAGTTAACCTATGTCTTTTTTTGCTTTAAATAATAAACATTATTAATGATCTAGGCAATCACTATGGAGGCTAAAAACTAATTAGGAAAGTTGAAAATTGATGGTAAGATCTGATTTTATGCATAAAATTATTGGGATTAAGGTTAAAGTGAATTGCCTAAAAATGTCGAAAAAATAGACAAAAATAAGTGAAAAAATAGTCTGTTTTGGTGATTGGCTTATCAATCCATTTATTCAGACAACAAATATATTAGCAATTTATGATTAGTTAAATAATCAATAGACCACAAGTGCTATTATATCAACGTTTGTTCGAATTACCAGCTGTTAAATAAGGGCTGAATAGTGATTGTTTATTACCCCACTTTATCTGTATCATTCTTTCGCGGTTGTCTCTAAATGAGACATTTGGACAAAAATGAAACAGGGATAATTTACTGATTTTAGTGTAAAGATAAATTCGTTTAGTAACTTATAATTATCGTGGGAACAGGTTTGAAAAAATTTAAATTTTTTGAGGGGTTTTTAAAATAGTTTTAAACAATAAAAATGAAATATTGATACATACTATTTGCTAATTGATTAGTAATTAAACTTTGATATAAAGGCATTTTAACCATGGTTATAAAAATATTCGTCTGATTAATGAATGGCTATTTCGCTAATAAGGAAAGCAACTTAACAGGTGAATAGTTAAAACGCCAAAAGGATCTTTTCAAAAATTGTCTCTCTTGTAATCCCTAAAAACCTTGATATAGTAGGAACTGTTAAGTCATTAAGCAATAAACCTTGCATGAATAATTTATTTTCTTTTGAATATTTTTTCATAAACGGGGGTTTATTAAAATGAGAAATTCGAATACAAATAATTGGCGTTCAACTGCTTTGATTGCGGGGGCAATCTTGACAGCAGGTGTCGT of Limosilactobacillus reuteri subsp. reuteri contains these proteins:
- a CDS encoding ATP-dependent Clp protease ATP-binding subunit, which translates into the protein MAQNPMNPFDNDMNDIFNQLMGGMNGFNSDNRRYLINGREVTPEEFAEYRRTGQLPGGANPQQGGQPGPQPNAGKDSILHKLGRNLTQEAREHELDPVIGRNKEIQETAEILSRRTKNNPVLVGDAGVGKTAVVEGLAQAIVSGDVPAAIKDKEIISIDISGLEAGTQYRGSFEENMQKLVDEVKKAGNIILFFDEIHQIIGAGSTGDSSGSKGMSDIIKPALSRGELTVIGATTQDEYRNTIMKDAALARRFNSVTVNAPSKADTVAILKGIRDLYERHHNVKLPDDVLQAAVDYSVQYMPQRALPDKAIDLIDMTAAHLAAKHPARDAKAIEKDIEAEEKKQKAAAKKEDYKAAQDAKEKIADLKKQLSENSESEKVTATPEDVAKAVEQMTGIPVSKIGASDVERLKDMDKRLEGKVIGQDKAVEAVARAIRRNRAGFDEGDSPIGSFLFVGPTGVGKTELAKQLALDMFGSKDDIIRLDMSEYSDRTAVSKMIGATAGYVGYEDNGNTLTEKVRRHPYSIILLDEIEKANPQVITLLLQVLDDGRLTDGQGNTIDFKNTVIIATSNAGYSNDAPVKMGRNEDEEDLIKKLTTYFRPEFLNRFNAIVEFHSLTKEDLKQIVDLMLAEVNRTLAKKGMDVKVTDTAKQYLIDEGYDEAMGARPLRRVIEREIRDKVTDYYLDHLDAKNLVAEMKDGQLVIVDAKDASKDDSKEYTSPSEKKDEEKDDKKEEDKKSDEDKKDEK